From Deltaproteobacteria bacterium, a single genomic window includes:
- a CDS encoding ArsA family ATPase, with product MVSSLSKLDSEHGKLILIGGKGGVGKTTCAAAVALHFSEIGRKTLVISSDPTPSLSDIFECSIGDRETAVTGVDGLYGIEISSEIVLDMWRKRFGPEIYEVISSFANLDYDFVDYIGTAPGIEEEYMLNYILDLVEGGQYDLVVWDTAPAGHTLRLLHLPQIFLKHLEAATKFYLNIYTYLEKFKDGIRLRKGKRSLMEIISSWGDLAEKIVRFIRDQGKTAFVLVTIPEALGVKQTERIIKDFDEYELTVRYLIVNHVIEQADCDFHRIKQKMQQDYLRVLEESYGKRIKIVHLPESPREVKGLERISEVSRILFPPGS from the coding sequence TAGTGAACACGGTAAGCTCATTCTGATAGGCGGGAAAGGAGGGGTGGGCAAGACGACGTGCGCTGCTGCTGTGGCCCTCCATTTTTCGGAAATCGGAAGGAAAACCCTTGTCATCTCAAGCGACCCCACCCCTTCCCTATCTGACATCTTCGAGTGCTCCATCGGTGACAGAGAAACCGCCGTTACGGGGGTCGACGGCCTGTATGGAATCGAAATCAGCTCCGAGATTGTTCTGGATATGTGGCGGAAGAGATTTGGTCCGGAGATCTACGAAGTAATATCTTCCTTTGCAAACCTAGATTATGACTTCGTGGACTATATCGGTACGGCACCGGGAATCGAGGAGGAGTATATGCTCAACTACATCCTCGACCTGGTCGAGGGGGGGCAGTACGATCTTGTCGTCTGGGACACCGCCCCTGCCGGACATACCCTTAGGCTCCTCCACCTGCCCCAGATTTTCCTGAAGCATTTGGAAGCTGCCACAAAATTCTACCTTAATATTTATACCTACCTCGAGAAATTCAAGGACGGCATCCGCCTTCGTAAGGGGAAACGATCCCTCATGGAGATCATCAGCAGTTGGGGAGACCTGGCGGAAAAGATCGTTCGGTTCATCCGGGATCAGGGCAAGACCGCCTTTGTCCTGGTGACCATACCAGAGGCCCTCGGAGTCAAGCAGACCGAACGGATCATCAAGGATTTTGATGAATATGAGCTGACCGTGAGATATCTAATAGTCAACCACGTAATTGAACAGGCCGATTGCGACTTTCACAGAATCAAACAGAAAATGCAGCAGGACTATCTCCGGGTCCTTGAGGAGAGCTACGGCAAGCGCATCAAGATAGTCCATCTCCCCGAGTCACCTCGGGAAGTGAAAGGTCTCGAACGGATCAGCGAGGTCTCACGAATCCTCTTCCCTCCTGGGAGTTGA
- a CDS encoding lysophospholipid acyltransferase family protein yields the protein MRGIRRHNLSRFLQSRVFMALVKVLPWMVSFYFLWLVTMLYFLLNREDRRIVRKNIHEVFGKSRSSRELDGLFWATLKGIFRHYFEKLFLACTTDRQWQDYFKKKIRISGRRHLDRFFLKRKGVILVTAHFGAVEFLPGFLTLLGYPVAIIAKFKTRRLREKCREQAAKVGARIIDASEPNSFFSALCALKEGRVLITECDEVECWKPYPGRSIPLFGTSFQVDRILTILQRRSGAPVVFGYVRREEKGRYVAEIENLRQPGGAMPDGLAEAVLKKFERLVYTHPDQWYIWKNFQRMKVSGREGVTGEDREGDRLSVKASPGSIIQPLRGFPQLHGQYCCQTPV from the coding sequence ATGAGGGGGATAAGGAGACACAATCTCAGCCGGTTCTTGCAATCCCGTGTGTTCATGGCCCTTGTCAAGGTTTTACCGTGGATGGTTTCTTTCTATTTCCTATGGCTTGTGACGATGCTGTATTTTCTGTTGAATCGGGAAGATAGAAGAATCGTAAGGAAAAACATCCATGAGGTTTTTGGGAAGAGCCGCAGCAGCCGAGAACTCGACGGCCTTTTTTGGGCTACACTGAAAGGGATTTTTCGTCATTATTTTGAGAAGCTCTTCCTCGCCTGTACCACCGATCGCCAGTGGCAAGATTACTTCAAAAAGAAAATCCGTATCTCCGGTAGGAGGCATCTGGATCGGTTCTTTTTGAAAAGGAAAGGGGTCATCCTAGTAACAGCCCATTTCGGTGCTGTAGAGTTTCTCCCGGGCTTCTTGACCCTTCTCGGATATCCAGTTGCTATTATCGCAAAGTTCAAGACCCGGAGACTCAGGGAAAAGTGTAGGGAGCAGGCTGCAAAGGTGGGGGCGAGGATTATCGATGCCAGTGAACCAAACAGTTTCTTTTCGGCCCTCTGTGCGCTCAAGGAGGGGAGAGTCCTAATTACCGAGTGTGACGAGGTGGAATGTTGGAAACCCTATCCCGGCAGATCGATTCCTCTTTTTGGGACATCCTTCCAAGTGGACCGGATCCTGACGATCTTGCAAAGGAGGTCGGGAGCGCCTGTTGTTTTCGGATACGTACGGAGGGAAGAGAAGGGGCGCTACGTTGCAGAGATCGAAAATCTCCGGCAGCCAGGTGGGGCCATGCCGGACGGATTGGCAGAAGCTGTACTGAAAAAATTCGAGAGGCTTGTTTACACCCATCCCGACCAATGGTACATTTGGAAGAATTTCCAACGAATGAAAGTATCGGGTCGAGAGGGAGTGACAGGTGAAGATCGAGAGGGCGACCGTCTATCTGTTAAGGCTTCCCCTGGTTCAATCATACAACCACTACGCGGCTTCCCGCAGCTACACGGACAATATTGTTGTCAGACTCCAGTCTGA
- a CDS encoding NUDIX hydrolase: MAVSRVVRCPKCGAPIREYSSPLTTVDIIIRCKVSNKEEGLVLIMRKREPKMWALPGGFCEYGESLEQAALREAVEETGLEVELTEQFHTYSDPRRDPRHHSITTVFIATSAGEPVAGDDAAQVRIFKKSQIPDTLAFDHRRILDDYLFYERTGLRPRPSATRPGK, from the coding sequence ATGGCCGTATCAAGGGTGGTGCGCTGTCCTAAATGCGGAGCCCCTATCCGGGAGTATTCCTCCCCTCTGACCACAGTGGATATAATCATTCGGTGTAAAGTCAGTAACAAGGAGGAAGGATTGGTACTCATAATGAGAAAGAGAGAACCCAAGATGTGGGCTCTTCCAGGTGGGTTCTGTGAGTATGGAGAAAGTCTCGAACAGGCGGCCCTCCGTGAAGCCGTTGAAGAGACAGGGCTGGAAGTTGAACTCACTGAGCAGTTCCACACATATTCTGATCCCCGTCGCGATCCGCGCCACCACTCGATCACAACGGTCTTTATCGCCACGTCGGCGGGTGAACCCGTAGCCGGGGACGATGCCGCTCAGGTTCGGATCTTCAAGAAATCCCAGATCCCGGATACTCTGGCCTTTGATCATAGAAGGATTCTGGATGATTACCTCTTTTACGAGAGGACTGGATTGAGACCTCGCCCCTCAGCCACGCGACCGGGAAAGTGA